In a single window of the Nocardioides sp. L-11A genome:
- a CDS encoding CYTH and CHAD domain-containing protein, which produces MSVESHVLEIESKFDVAVDTPLPDLAGLPHVSAVGVSREINLEASYYDSPGLDLVALGITLRRRRGGDDAGWHLKLPGDSGRHELRVPLGDDERVPRCFEDLLSGTTRRAALERVGTIRTRRTVIPLVDAAGRVVAEVCDDRVVGERWHDGRGTRLVWREWEIELVRQDRELAHAAAARLRSAGATPATYASKLAHVLDVLPDRSALGQGRSRPSVRDVLAPYLGAQVRRLRQLDPQVRADLPDAVHQMRVTCRRIRAALACYRRDFDRRAAREIRKELGWLVDVLGRERDLEVLRDHLGALVARHEAPDAAQEGWIDESLSEDLDAARGAARVALDSERYDALVLALAAAGWPPWSSRAERHARGELRRGLRAEWERLQAAATAAEHAPAGRRDEALHEVRKVAKRLRYAAEAAEPCLGDRARDLADAMSALQDSLGLHHDEAVARAAVARLGQEWPRAAGVSRIIGELEDQQAVESAIYREGWWQVRHSTSARWLV; this is translated from the coding sequence ATGAGCGTCGAGAGCCACGTCCTGGAGATCGAGTCGAAGTTCGACGTCGCAGTCGACACGCCGCTGCCGGATCTGGCCGGCCTGCCCCACGTGAGCGCGGTCGGAGTCTCGCGGGAGATAAACCTCGAGGCCTCCTACTACGACTCGCCCGGTCTCGACCTGGTGGCGCTGGGGATCACCCTGCGTCGTCGCCGTGGGGGCGACGACGCAGGGTGGCACCTGAAGCTGCCGGGAGACTCCGGGCGTCACGAGCTGCGGGTACCGCTGGGTGACGACGAGCGGGTTCCTCGGTGCTTCGAGGATCTGCTGAGCGGCACGACCCGGCGCGCTGCCCTGGAACGAGTCGGCACGATCCGCACGCGACGCACGGTGATTCCCCTCGTCGATGCGGCGGGCCGCGTGGTGGCCGAGGTCTGCGACGACCGTGTCGTCGGGGAGCGGTGGCACGATGGGCGGGGGACGCGGCTGGTGTGGCGAGAGTGGGAGATCGAGCTCGTCCGGCAGGACCGCGAGCTGGCCCACGCTGCCGCGGCACGTCTCCGGAGCGCGGGTGCAACACCGGCGACGTACGCCTCCAAGCTTGCCCACGTGCTGGACGTCCTGCCTGACAGGTCGGCGCTCGGGCAGGGACGGAGCCGCCCGAGCGTTCGTGATGTGCTCGCCCCTTACCTCGGCGCGCAGGTGCGTCGGTTGCGCCAGCTCGACCCCCAGGTGCGCGCCGACCTGCCCGATGCGGTGCACCAGATGCGCGTCACCTGCCGGCGGATCCGGGCCGCCCTGGCCTGTTACCGCCGTGACTTCGACCGCCGGGCTGCCCGGGAGATCCGCAAGGAGCTGGGTTGGTTGGTCGACGTCCTGGGGCGGGAGCGGGACCTGGAGGTGCTGCGCGACCATCTCGGGGCACTGGTCGCCCGCCATGAGGCTCCCGATGCGGCGCAGGAGGGGTGGATCGACGAGTCCCTGTCCGAAGACCTGGACGCTGCGCGTGGCGCGGCGCGCGTCGCGCTGGACAGTGAGCGGTACGACGCGCTGGTGCTGGCTCTCGCCGCGGCCGGGTGGCCACCGTGGTCGTCCAGGGCAGAGCGACACGCACGCGGTGAGCTTCGTCGGGGCCTGCGCGCGGAGTGGGAACGCCTCCAGGCCGCGGCGACCGCAGCCGAGCACGCCCCGGCGGGCCGCCGCGATGAGGCGCTGCACGAGGTGCGGAAGGTGGCCAAGCGGTTGCGCTACGCGGCGGAGGCCGCCGAGCCGTGTCTCGGTGATCGTGCGAGAGACCTCGCTGACGCGATGTCCGCGCTGCAGGACTCACTCGGGCTGCACCACGACGAGGCCGTCGCCAGAGCAGCCGTCGCCCGACTCGGACAGGAGTGGCCCCGGGCTGCCGGCGTGTCCAGGATCATCGGCGAGTTGGAGGACCAGCAGGCCGTGGAGAGCGCGATCTACCGCGAGGGATGGTGGCAGGTCCGGCACTCGACCAGCGCGCGCTGGCTCGTGTGA